One window from the genome of Nicotiana tomentosiformis chromosome 5, ASM39032v3, whole genome shotgun sequence encodes:
- the LOC117274836 gene encoding auxin-responsive protein SAUR68-like has protein sequence MARRWQKFAAKQRKRISLPRSSYNDAESCSTSSSIVGKGHFVVYTTDQKRFVVPLAYLQHEIIRELLHMSEEEFGLPSDGPITLPCDALFLNYIISLIRRGATVDLQNALLVSVASSQCTSASYLQEPSHRQFLVC, from the coding sequence ATGGCAAGGAGATGGCAGAAGTTTGCAGCCAAGCAAAGGAAGAGGATTTCTTTGCCAAGATCAAGTTACAATGATGCAGAAAGCTGTAGCACATCATCTTCTATAGTTGGCAAAGGGCATTTTGTGGTGTATACAACTGATCAGAAGCGATTTGTAGTTCCGTTGGCTTATCTGCAACACGAGATAATCAGAGAGCTGTTGCACATGTCTGAAGAAGAGTTTGGACTTCCAAGTGATGGCCCTATCACTTTACCATGTGATGCCTTATTTTTGAATTACATCATATCACTCATCAGAAGAGGTGCAACTGTAGATCTTCAGAATGCTTTGCTTGTATCAGTTGCTTCCAGTCAATGCACATCAGCTTCATACCTTCAAGAACCAAGTCACCGGCAATTCTTAGTTTGTTGA
- the LOC117274838 gene encoding auxin-responsive protein SAUR21-like yields MGIKVTPFIQASRILRRSSTTGGVPKGHCAVYVGESQKKRFVMPISYLSQPLFQDLLAQAEEEFGFDHPMGGLTIPCKEDVFIDLTSRLRRL; encoded by the coding sequence ATGGGTATCAAAGTGACTCCATTTATTCAGGCTAGTCGAATCCTAAGGAGGTCTTCAACAACTGGAGGTGTTCCGAAAGGACATTGCGCAGTATATGTAGGAGAGAGCCAGAAGAAGCGATTCGTCATGCCAATATCATACCTGAGCCAGCCTTTATTTCAAGACTTGTTAGCTCAAGCTGAGGAAGAGTTTGGATTTGATCATCCAATGGGCGGTCTCACAATACCTTGCAAAGAGGATGTGTTCATTGATCTCACCTCCCGCTTGAGGAGATTATGA